The genomic window GAAACGTTGGCACTTTATTTTACATGACATTTGGTCCTTTTAATCACTTTTCTCAACTAAAATACATGTATTTTTCCCTAAAGTGACCGTATTGCCCTTCTGCCTTCTGTATACTTGATCGATCGTATTTTTCATCTCGTTcgagtccgccgccgtcgttcctccttccctcccccacgtcgccattcctccttccctccccacgCCCTCGGCTCCCATGGATGGAGTGCCGCCGCCGGAAGATGGAGATGGACGGCCGATCGCCATGGAAGGCCAAGCAGCTGAAGACCTAGCGGCTTCTACCCTAGCCGCTCGGGGTCTGGTCACAGCGCCTAGTGGCCTGGGCTTTGATGCCTTGGCCGTGGCAACTGATGGCCATGTACAGCAGAATGCCAACGCTAGTGCTCTAGCCACTGCTAGAACATTGCTGCCCAATGCTCCTCTTCCGGCGGCAATGGAGTTCAACCTTCCTGTTCTTTAAGTGCAAAGGTATTGGTTGCACTagatttctgttttttttaccaCGATAGTAGTACACAGTAGTAAAACTTGATTTCACTTGTTTAGGTCCCAAGTATATCGTGTGGAAAATATGGAAAGAGTTGATTGGGATAACATACACATAGTCGAGACACATGATGACGAAGGTCGTATTGCACTTATGAGTGAGTCGCAGATTTGTGAGCTTTTAGGCGTGATAGAGGAGGACACAACAAATATACCTGCACAGGGCTTTGATTGCCGAATGTATGAACAGGGGCATGATAGTGAGCTTGGGCAAAATAATGATGGTGCTGCCATTCCTACTAGTGATGAGTCATTTAATAACTGGATTAGAGACCACAAAGACTTACCTGTTGCTGACCTTGCTGATAAGATTAGAGAAATGATCATGGTACTTTGGAACAAGAGAAGAAATATTGCATAAAGGCTACCTGAAGGCAGGATACTTCCAGCTATAATGCATCAGCTAAAGGCAAATACTAGAGGCTTGGGACATTTGAAAATTGTACCATGTTCAAATTGGAGTGCAGAGGTGTAGGACAAGAACAGCAACGTTGAGAGGCATATTGTCAAGTTACACCAAAGGACCTATACATGTCTTGAATGGTAGCACACTGGTAAGCCATGTCAACATGTATTGGCCTATGTAACCCGCCAACGGGGAGTTGACCTTGAACAGTTTGTGCATGACTATTACTCGGTGAATAGATTCAGGGCTGCTTATGGAAGAGAGATTGAGCCAATGACAGACAAAACTCAATGGCCACAAGTTGGCCTACCATTTTTAGTTGGTGCGTCTCTTGCTAAATTACCTGTTGGAAGACGAAGGAAACTAAGAAGGAAGGGATGGATGGAAGGTGGCCACAAGAAAAATGGTTCCAAAGATGGTCCATTTACCAACGAGGATGAAGGTGAGAAGGGAGGTGACAACGATACTGCTCCAACAaatggaaagggaaagaagatgATCAGAGGACCTAtgacttgcaaaaaaaaatgcagagagAAAGGCCACAGGCAAGCTAGTGCCAAGTGCCCATTCAATGGGACAGCAAAAAAGAGGTAAGGACtgattttatttatcaaaaaacTTAAATGACAATgccaatattaatttatttgattACTTGTAGGAAGCGTAGGCAACCTAGGAAGAATGTTATAAAAGCTGCAGCAGCAGAACCTAGCACCCCACGGAGACCGACTAGAAAAGAAATCCTACGGGATAGTCCAGGAAGGGTCACTAGAAGGTAATAAATATTAACACATTTACTGTATATTAATTTTTCCAAACATCTAATTGTCGTATCCTATTTATGTTTAGCAAGCTTGCGATGTTACTACAAGAGGGTACTTCTTCACAAACCGACACCACTAGTCCCGTGAGGATGCTTACCGCGGCAGCACCAAAAAAGATGACTCCAAAGAGAAAGCTACACATTGGTTGAATAATTTTAGTTGTGATGAGATGTAAACTCATACTTTATTTTATATGACTTGGATCTCGTTTGGAACTAAATTATGGTATTCTGAGATGAACTTGTTTATGCTAGAATCTCGGTTTTATAAGACAAGCTTGTTTATGCAAAATTCATGGTTTTGTCTATTACTTGTAATTGAGATCTCCTTATAATTTCGTATGGATCATGTTTGATCATCTTTCATTTATTCATTGGGTTAGTGCTGCAATTTTTGTGCATGATTGACCATGtacagtacaatatttggggcaTATGCAGCTGGCAGCTGCAGCAAGTTCAAGAGCGGCTAGCAGCTTACCAGCCATCCCAGGCGAGCCAGTGCTCTAGCCATGGACAGGCGCCGGCCGGCTAGCCATCCCAGGctgcagccagccagccaggcGACCAGCTAGCAGCGTGGGAGCACGTCAATAGAAGCCCTGAGGGCAATACGGTCACATTAAGGTAAAATACATGTATTTTAGTTGAGAAAAGTGATTAAAAGGAccaaaaatatgtaaaacagAGTGCCAACGTTTCAAGGGTCGTTTTAGCGAAGTCGACAATTGGAGTCCTATAACTGCGAAGCGCGTTGTTTGGAATCCTATAATTGCAATTTTCTCGATTTATATGCATCTTCTTCACTGGAAAACGTCAGGGAATCGGATACGCGCGTACATGTACATGTCGACTCCGTATTTTAACAAAAATCGCAAAATCCCTTATTTGGTTTGTTATGCTCCTTAGCTTGAGTCGTATGTGGCGTGACAACCACACACACAGTCCGCCGGCGACGATCTCCCCCACTGCCGGAGGCGTCAACCCCGTCCATGCCCTAtgtcccaccatttttatttttttagtatagctgacatgtggatcaataattttattatttttctatgatagaATTGTCACGTAAACACCACGTCAATGTCATGTGAGACGAAGGcatagtcaaaccagccacgtagcCGTCACATCAGCCAAAACGGTCTTCCAAACCATTGAGGGATCTTATTTGCACCGGTATTAACGGTTGAGAGACTGGTTGTGTCTGGTTTTAGGGTTAAAGGATGAAAATCAGATTTGGTGTAAAGGCAAGGGACCTCACATAAACTTAATCCGAAGTTAATTAAGCTACCTTCCAACCCGACCCATATATAAGCATCCGTGCCCGTGTTAACAGTGGCCGAACAATTGAAGTCGTAGTCAAATTCAATCACGGAGGCATCGAAATCAAATAAGGCCTCGCAAAAAACAAATCAAAGGCATTTGCAAATCTGTTTTGTAATCGGAATCGACGTGCACATGGTACGTACAGTTTGCTCAGAACACGCACTTTCCCAGCGAAGATGTACTGGAGTATATAAATTGACTACAAATCTCATGCCCGcttaaattaatttttgttaTTCAAAGGCCGTCCTAATTTTGTCCCCACAAGATACCTACGTTTAGCGGCTCGagccatatactccctctgtctctaaatatttgatgccgttaactattttaaacatgtttaatcatttgtcttattcaaaaacttttgtgaatataattcaaaaacttgagtagtagtactatatttagcaataaatcaaatgataggaaaagaattaataattatttaaattttttgaataagacgaacggtcaaacatatttaaaaaagtcaacagcattaaatatttagggacggagggagtatatacgtaCAAGTAGTAATATACTCCATTTCCTAATAGATAACATGTTTGACTTTtgattatatttaataattattcgaaaaatttaagatgtttaTCATACTTAAAGTGTTCTTTTATTaagtaataaaacaactcatagcaaaataaataataatcatgtaATTTGTTCTTTTAATAAGAttagaaaaatgcccgtgcgttgcaacgggtaaatgctattttaattttattattgctaTACAGTTTAGCTAAGATAAAATTCAGTGTGAGAATTcacttgaatatatattttttaaaaaatcatgagctcCAATTAGGAGTCTAACTTTTacctcaagttagcatgcagagttttttaaaagagatttcttgTACGACttatttgtatttccaaaaacaagcaagcttaaaaactgactcaaataaatatggatctgtattttcaaaagcaaacgaacttaaaaaccgggTTAAATACGGATgagtaccaaagtaccggcaaaaacatcttcaatttttataatagtagagattagaaaaaatgtccgtgcgttgcaatgggtgaatgctaattttaatcttattattgttatacggctTAGCTAGGATGAAATTtactgtgggaattcgcttggatatttttttagaaaatcataagctgcaattaAGAATCtgactttcatctcaaattagcatgcaagtttttaaaaagaaattacttATACGACttgttttgtatttccaaacGTTAACGAACTCAAAATCCAATTCATACACggatctgtattttcaaaagcaaacgagctTAAAAATTGACTCAAATACAATACAGATGACGTAACAAAATATCGGTAAAAAtgtcttcaatttttataataatagagatatgGTGTTGGAAGCACCATCCATGTCACAATGGATTCATGGAACAAATGGCATCTTAGTATAGTTGCTCTACATATATTAAATGGATAGTTGATATATATTAACATGCATGGGACTGATTTAAGTTCACTTTCCATAGCTTATGCGGGAACCTGCCAGAACCAATCTGGATAATCCCGTGCCTCGCCGTTCGATTCCAACCAGGTCCTCCGCATGGCTCTTTGAGAAATTACTGAAAATTAATCTATTTCATCCGTGACGGTGTGACACCGATACGGATGCAACGCGGAGGGAGCGAAATGTAACCGTGCGAGACTTACAGTGACGGACGAAAATCCcagacaaaaacatcttaaatttttataatagataaagataaatggtcaaacgtggTCGATCGGATATAGCATACACACGACTCATTCTCAATCAAAAGATTCTCAAAAAATAGTATATACAGGACTAGATGGAAAGCACAAGGTTTAAGGAACGTATTACGGTTTAAATTGAGAGGACACACAAGTCACGACGTCGACGTGTGATGATTGCAACAAGAGTTAGAGCGCAGGTAGTACGCGAGAACGAAACCCCAACAATTCATAATCAAGATCAAAGATAACTAAATAAAACTACAGCTCCACAACATGGTTGCATgacatatgctaattataaatcCGTTCCAGTTGCAACTGACATGATCTCAATCAAAGAGCTCTTCACATACACCTGGATCATCAAGACCCTAAGAAAAACACGAGAGCAATTACcaattgagagagaaaaaaaaaaagacaccatACTGCATGCATAATAACGTTCGGTCTGAAGCATGTCACATACCTGATACATTTTTCTTAGCCTCTGCTCCTCTGCATCCTCATCCTGTCAATCCAAGGGCAGAAAAATGTGTCACTAACATTGTAATAATGAATCTTAATATATGCATGAATGTCTTACAAAAACTAAATGGGGGAAAAGATAGATCATCAGACCTCTTCAGAGTCACTCGACACTATAGTGTCATATATTCCTTTGATATAACAGTGACCACCAACATATGAATTGACATCACTTGGGTGCTTCATACTTTTATTCCCAATCTTGCAGGTATAGCAGTTACCTGAGAAAGAAATAGGTTGTTCGTGAAATGACAGACACACAATCAGTTAAGCACCAATTATATGTAAATATCATAAATTCTAGTTGAGCTAATGaaggtaaaaaggaaaaaaaatgcaagaagCGATGAAAAACAGATTAACTAGACATGCAAAACCGATGCTTCTCCCAGGTGCATGAGTATATACAAATTATGAAGTCTCCCAGGTGCATGAGTATATACAAATTATGAAGTATGAATCCAAGTCTATAAAAGTTAAGATGGGTATAGCTTACCATTGTCATCAGAACTTATCAAAGAGCAGCAAGTGACCACATAATCTTTTTCTCCTTTCAAAGAATTCAGCGAAAAATAGATGGTCACTGTCCAACCCATTTAGTCCTTTAGTAGTCGCAGTGAAATTAATATGATCAAACCACCTACGACTTTCAATAATTGGTTCATAGTTAATGACACCTTTGAGCTCAAAAGCAAGATCCTGCAATAAGAAATACAATAAGATCAGAAAGTGTGGAATCAATTAGACATCATCACAGTGCAGAAAGAATGAGACAGACAACGAGGGCGATAACAAACCTCCAAAAGATTGTGGTCATTGTTATACATGTCTAATATCACCTTAGCCAGTTGATTCATATTATTATTGACATTCTGAAATGCTTCTGCTTTGGAACATTTCTTCCTAGTGCCATCAGGCCAATAAAGTGCTTTCCTTATAATCATGTCCACGTAAGATTCCCCAGCTCGTTCCTCGAACCTAACTCAAATCAGATCAGTCCATACCATTAGTATAAGGCAGAATGTAGATAGTACAATGCAGGGGTTGCAAAGGCACTGGTAAGAAGTTTGTTATAGAGATTACATTCCAATAAGTTAAGAGTTTCAGGATAAGAAAAGTTTGAGTAGATGTtgtcaaattgaaatttagcaCTCATATTAGTTCAAACTAAAACAGTAGTATGGTTTTTTGCAGTTATCAACAGAAAAGAAGCACGAAAATGCATAATTCAAAAGGCATGCGTAACTGAATTTGCTTGTTTCTAGATATATAAGGGCATGGCTATCGTCTTGTAGTTTATCAATCTATAGAAAGTATCATAGTTTCAAGGTTTAGATCCTAAACTCATCCTGGTTTTTCCGTCCTATTTTTACCTGCGATTAGACTAAGTTCTGTGTGATCACTCGTGTTTATCTCTGACACATTAAAGCTAGCTGAGCAGCAATATAATTGTAAACGCTGCAAATGAAATTGAAAATTCCTAGGTAAAAACTAGTGAAATGTAGCTTATTTGTGAACTTCGTGTTATCTTATGGTTTGCAGTCATTTTGTGCTTAACAACTCCATGCCCCCATATATACAAAGTTACCTAAAACTGCTCGTTTGCTCAACTGATCTCGTCACTATCAGCTACTTTAAATTACAAGTTACAGCCCACAATTCTGTTCATGACTCATGCCCTGAATATCATACCAAACACATGGGAAATAAATGGAGTAGTTGCAAGCTACAACAGAGTGTAGGAACCTTACTTTACTGGTGGATACAGCTTGTTAATATGGCTACTGATAACATCTTCAGCTTCATTCAAGCTCTGAAATGGACCACCCAGATCAGGATACGTATGGAAAGACCCCAAACGATCCTTTCTAATGTGGTATACGCCAGGTCGGCCATGAGGAGGTTTCTGAACCCAAATGATTGAGCCAAGGGATGAGGAAAGGCAGTGCCCTGACTGCGGAGCATCAATGGTGTCATCTGGTACTGCCTGTAGGGAGGAAGTGGGACTGGAAGCGGTTGATTCTTTCAATGTTGTAGCACCAGGAAAGTCCCCTAAGGATGAAACATCTGCAAGACCAGAGGGTACCTCCCACATGATCCTCACACCTGCAGTGAACAAGATCAGTGAGTACAAACAATTCATCTTATGAAATCAATACTTCGTTGTACAATGCAGGTTAATAGAcccagaaatatatatataactatgaTTCATGGAAATGCATATTTTTATGAGATAACCTATTTGACACTTGACAGAAGACAACCCCAAAAATCTTGTGAATTGTGGACACGTTGGATCGTTTTGAGATTCATGCAACCAGCCCTAACCCCTTGTTCCTCCCTCCCTCAGTCCTGCCGCCATTCCGCGGATcgcctgcctcctcctctgccaccGGCCCAGCACGCCGCCGCTGGAAAGCACAACGGCGAGGTGCCCCCACAACCTAACCACTCGACCAGTAGATGCCTTGTC from Oryza glaberrima chromosome 6, OglaRS2, whole genome shotgun sequence includes these protein-coding regions:
- the LOC127775369 gene encoding uncharacterized protein LOC127775369, whose amino-acid sequence is MTDKTQWPQVGLPFLVGASLAKLPVGRRRKLRRKGWMEGGHKKNGSKDGPFTNEDEGEKGGDNDTAPTNGKGKKMIRGPMTCKKKCREKGHRQASAKCPFNGTAKKRKRRQPRKNVIKAAAAEPSTPRRPTRKEILRDSPGRVTRSKLAMLLQEGTSSQTDTTSPVRMLTAAAPKKMTPKRKLHIG